One genomic segment of [Phormidium] sp. ETS-05 includes these proteins:
- a CDS encoding L,D-transpeptidase, whose translation MLASPSVVRANIPEDAIASEDAIARKLLVLQSSKERWIQIDLTRQNLTAWEGGKPVYAITISTGKESTPTPPGTFAIQTKYERARMTGPGYDVPDVPFTMYYYRGYAIHGAYWHNNFGTPVSHGCTNVAVNHAEWLFNWASVGTPVVVHY comes from the coding sequence ATGCTGGCGTCTCCCTCTGTAGTGCGCGCCAATATTCCCGAAGATGCGATCGCCAGTGAAGATGCGATCGCCAGAAAACTACTGGTTTTGCAAAGCTCTAAAGAGCGTTGGATTCAAATCGACTTAACTAGGCAAAACTTAACCGCTTGGGAAGGTGGTAAACCGGTGTATGCCATCACCATTTCCACCGGTAAAGAATCCACCCCCACCCCTCCCGGTACTTTCGCGATTCAAACCAAATATGAGAGAGCCCGGATGACCGGTCCTGGTTACGATGTGCCTGATGTCCCCTTCACCATGTACTACTATAGGGGCTATGCGATTCACGGTGCTTACTGGCACAATAATTTCGGCACTCCTGTGAGCCACGGTTGCACTAATGTGGCGGTAAATCATGCTGAATGGTTGTTTAATTGGGCTAGTGTTGGCACCCCGGTTGTGGTGCATTATTAA
- a CDS encoding Eco57I restriction-modification methylase domain-containing protein: MAKPGGSKNPSEADAAVITATQKLSEENRFFHWDLEFPEVFIDLETAGWDENGGFDAVVGNPPYDVLAERERQENLDGLNKYLKSNQVFAPSLGGKPNLFRLFMSRSDYLLSSLGSCGMIIPMSFLGDKQAVGLRKFFLERQKIRQVNAFPQKDDPNRRIFPEAKLPTCIVIFSNDAQTDKITVKVHPGNRLEEISGEFECSLTEIQALDEENLPIPLLSSGESKVLQLLADRKRLQRLENICQTYQGEINETNMADLISTEPGSGEKIWRGGNVQRYELIPEPKQGVTKYLNVAAYSGKVGGDRATHTQLTRICYQRNAALDSYKRLIFAILPTPCYCFDSISYFLINDKNQAFALMALLNYRLLEWRFRLTSSNNHVSTSEIAALPVPKFNFTTPQPQRQQSLASAINLYHEYQKNGDFDVILSQVRHHLSQQPEESDVIHDLLAYLAEQMTDLNQHKQAEIQGFLQWLESFIGSPIDNLTNKSKIQNYLGDYYKDEHSLSLAELTAILKKNEKKLKLT, encoded by the coding sequence GTGGCGAAGCCGGGGGGATCTAAAAACCCCAGCGAAGCCGATGCAGCAGTCATCACCGCCACCCAAAAACTCAGTGAGGAAAACCGCTTTTTTCATTGGGATTTGGAGTTCCCCGAAGTGTTTATCGATTTAGAGACTGCCGGGTGGGATGAAAATGGCGGGTTTGATGCGGTAGTGGGAAATCCGCCTTATGATGTTTTGGCAGAAAGAGAGAGACAAGAGAATTTAGACGGGTTGAATAAATACCTAAAATCTAATCAGGTATTTGCCCCTAGTCTGGGAGGGAAGCCTAATTTATTTAGGTTATTTATGAGTCGGTCTGATTATCTCTTATCTTCCCTGGGAAGTTGTGGGATGATTATCCCCATGTCTTTTTTAGGGGATAAACAAGCTGTGGGACTGAGAAAATTTTTCCTAGAGCGGCAGAAAATTCGTCAGGTTAATGCTTTCCCCCAGAAAGACGACCCGAATCGCCGGATTTTTCCAGAAGCGAAACTCCCTACTTGTATTGTCATCTTCAGTAATGACGCTCAGACAGACAAGATTACAGTCAAAGTGCATCCGGGTAATCGGTTAGAGGAAATTTCCGGTGAGTTTGAATGCAGTTTAACGGAAATTCAGGCATTAGATGAGGAAAATTTGCCGATTCCGCTGCTTTCATCTGGAGAATCCAAAGTTTTGCAATTGTTGGCTGATAGGAAGAGACTACAAAGGTTAGAAAACATCTGCCAAACTTATCAGGGGGAAATTAACGAAACAAATATGGCTGATTTGATAAGTACCGAGCCCGGTAGTGGTGAAAAAATATGGCGGGGTGGCAATGTGCAAAGATATGAGTTGATACCGGAACCTAAACAGGGGGTGACTAAATATCTGAATGTGGCTGCATACAGTGGCAAAGTCGGGGGCGATCGGGCAACTCACACACAGCTAACGCGCATTTGCTATCAGAGAAATGCCGCTCTTGATAGTTATAAACGGCTAATTTTTGCAATCTTACCAACTCCGTGCTATTGTTTTGATAGTATATCATATTTTTTGATAAATGATAAAAATCAGGCTTTTGCCTTAATGGCATTACTGAATTATCGGTTGCTAGAGTGGCGATTTCGGTTAACCAGCAGTAATAATCATGTGAGTACATCGGAAATTGCTGCTTTACCCGTCCCTAAATTTAACTTTACCACGCCACAGCCCCAACGCCAGCAATCCTTAGCATCTGCCATAAATCTCTACCACGAATATCAAAAAAATGGCGATTTTGATGTAATTTTATCCCAAGTTAGGCATCACCTGAGCCAACAGCCAGAAGAATCGGACGTAATCCACGATTTATTAGCTTATCTCGCGGAGCAGATGACGGATTTAAACCAGCATAAGCAAGCAGAAATTCAAGGATTTTTGCAATGGCTGGAAAGTTTTATCGGTTCCCCCATAGACAATCTAACCAATAAATCTAAAATCCAGAATTATTTAGGTGACTATTACAAAGATGAACACTCTCTCAGCTTGGCTGAGTTGACGGCAATTCTGAAGAAAAATGAAAAAAAATTAAAATTAACCTAG
- a CDS encoding DNA methyltransferase: MPKLNEAQTEDIWIKPLLEILGFSYISQVVTRGKGRAQQPDYALFSSDNDRDAAYRLQEDETAFYRRVIAIAEAKYWSRPLSKVSANDNRDIYKNENPSFQIASYLKGTGVDWGILTNGREWRLYYRPASSTATEFYQVDVVELLEAGDLEQFKYFWLFFRQAAFVKDTQGRNFLERVRFGSTTYATRVGDELKTLVFDQVFPQLAGGFVADATLRGEPVTPEQVYEATLSLLYKLLFLLYAEARNLLPIDGDYRDYSLIKVTQEIAAGIERQNQWSQTSTAIYDKLLSLFQIIDRGDAGLGVPRYNGGLFHFDFHQPEDMAAYPANHFLSRFKLNDAGLAPVLDQLARFEKQPIDYSFLGVRQLGSIYEGLLAYRVIIEDAARGKVHLENDKGSRRSSGSYYTPEYIVKYIVSQTLKPILAQRAARFGEIMAEISQIHEQMDDKRLSEVSLKSLQQQLHRLDREAQTTLLDIKLCDPAMGSGHFLVEAVDYLTDELIGILNQYPEFNPVLEMLEQTRQSILENLAPQGITINPDRLEPTQLLQRVVMKRCIYGVDLNPIAVELAKVSLWLHSFTVGAPLSFLDHHLRCGNSLVGTTAREAEAKMMEEESGQLNLLTGPFVGLLRSAEIMRGVTVLSDATFAEVEESERLFREFDAAAQPYKRLLDIYVAQFFGVKPADSFLRVYGTDALGFLQVVGSPQTPLSRGVAKPGGFNHLSEGDNQAKSPNPLIKGGGEAGGIQSP; the protein is encoded by the coding sequence TTGCCCAAGCTGAACGAAGCCCAAACCGAAGATATCTGGATTAAACCTTTATTAGAGATTTTGGGATTTAGCTACATTTCCCAAGTAGTGACGCGGGGAAAAGGCAGGGCACAACAGCCAGATTATGCTTTATTTTCTAGTGACAATGACCGAGATGCTGCTTATCGCCTGCAAGAAGATGAAACAGCATTTTATCGACGAGTCATTGCCATTGCAGAAGCCAAATACTGGTCACGTCCCCTCAGCAAAGTTTCGGCTAACGATAACCGAGATATCTATAAAAATGAAAACCCATCGTTTCAAATTGCCAGCTATCTCAAGGGAACGGGAGTAGATTGGGGCATTTTGACCAATGGGAGAGAGTGGCGACTCTATTATCGTCCAGCATCTTCCACCGCCACGGAGTTTTATCAAGTGGATGTGGTGGAATTGCTGGAAGCTGGAGATTTAGAGCAATTTAAATATTTTTGGCTATTTTTCCGCCAAGCTGCCTTTGTGAAAGACACCCAAGGACGCAATTTTTTAGAACGAGTCCGCTTTGGTAGTACAACTTATGCGACGCGAGTGGGAGATGAGCTAAAAACTTTGGTGTTTGACCAGGTGTTTCCCCAGTTGGCGGGTGGTTTTGTGGCGGATGCTACCCTCCGTGGGGAACCAGTGACACCAGAGCAGGTATATGAGGCGACGCTTTCCCTGCTTTATAAGCTGTTGTTTTTACTCTATGCTGAGGCGAGAAATCTTCTCCCCATTGATGGAGATTATCGCGATTATAGCTTAATTAAGGTAACTCAAGAAATAGCCGCCGGAATTGAACGGCAAAACCAATGGAGCCAGACTTCAACAGCAATTTATGACAAATTGCTGAGTTTGTTTCAAATTATAGATAGAGGCGATGCTGGTTTAGGCGTCCCTCGATATAATGGGGGTTTATTTCACTTTGACTTTCACCAGCCAGAAGATATGGCCGCTTATCCGGCTAATCATTTTTTATCTCGGTTTAAGCTGAATGATGCCGGATTGGCTCCGGTTTTAGACCAATTAGCTCGATTTGAAAAGCAACCCATTGATTATAGTTTCTTAGGGGTAAGGCAATTGGGGTCTATTTATGAGGGGTTGTTGGCATATCGGGTGATTATTGAAGATGCGGCTAGGGGCAAAGTGCATTTAGAGAATGATAAAGGGTCGCGGCGATCGAGTGGCTCTTATTACACCCCTGAATATATTGTAAAATACATTGTCAGCCAGACTCTGAAGCCAATTTTAGCACAGAGAGCGGCTCGGTTTGGGGAAATCATGGCGGAAATTTCCCAAATCCATGAGCAGATGGATGATAAACGGTTAAGTGAGGTTAGTCTGAAGAGTTTGCAACAGCAGTTACACCGCTTAGACCGAGAAGCTCAAACTACGTTACTGGATATCAAATTATGTGACCCGGCGATGGGGAGTGGTCATTTTTTAGTTGAGGCGGTGGATTATCTGACTGATGAGTTAATCGGGATTTTAAATCAATATCCCGAATTTAATCCCGTCCTGGAAATGCTGGAACAGACGCGGCAAAGCATTTTGGAGAATTTAGCCCCCCAGGGAATCACGATTAATCCTGATAGACTAGAACCAACGCAACTGTTACAGCGGGTGGTGATGAAACGCTGCATTTATGGCGTGGATTTAAATCCGATCGCCGTGGAGTTGGCGAAGGTGAGTTTATGGCTGCATTCGTTTACGGTGGGGGCTCCCCTGAGTTTTTTAGACCATCATTTACGCTGTGGTAATTCCCTGGTGGGGACGACGGCGAGAGAAGCGGAAGCGAAGATGATGGAGGAGGAAAGCGGACAACTCAATTTACTAACGGGGCCGTTTGTGGGGTTATTGCGATCGGCGGAAATTATGCGGGGTGTTACTGTGTTGAGTGACGCCACTTTTGCGGAAGTAGAGGAAAGCGAAAGGTTATTTCGTGAGTTTGATGCAGCGGCTCAACCTTATAAGCGGTTATTAGATATTTATGTGGCGCAATTTTTTGGGGTGAAGCCAGCGGATAGTTTTTTGCGGGTGTATGGGACGGATGCTTTGGGGTTTTTGCAAGTAGTAGGATCCCCCCAAACCCCCTTATCAAGGGGGGTGGCGAAGCCGGGGGGATTCAATCACCTTAGCGAAGGCGATAATCAAGCCAAATCCCCCAACCCCCTTATCAAGGGGGGTGGCGAAGCCGGGGGGATTCAATCACCTTAG
- the uvrC gene encoding excinuclease ABC subunit UvrC, protein MVPRPHTLPLLQDPETLENRLRSLPSQPGVYLMRDSAETIIYIGKSKQLRSRIRSYFRPGQQLSPRISLMVRQICDIEFIVTDTEAEALALEANLIKQHQPHFNVLLKDDKKYPFLCITWSEEYPRIFITRKRQMRHAKDRYYGPYVDAGQLRNTWQLVKRIFPLRQRPQPLYKDRPCLNYDIGRCPGVCQSLISPEDYRQTVQKVAMVFQGRTAELVATLTSQMETAADSLQFELAARIRDQIIGLQSLTASQKVALPDDTISRDIIALAAGKDTACIQLFQMRAGQLVGRLGFVSGTGEPGEILQRVLEECYQTAEPVEIPTEILVQHELTDGDMLAAWLSQRKERKVTIITPQRQTKAELIEMVAKNAAYELERLEKQQDSNHAALQDLAELLDMAELPHRIEGYDISHVQGSDAVASRVVFIDGIPAKQHYRRYKIRNPEVTSGHSDDFASLAEVIGRRFRDIAKIKQNSQIISSQERFPPLSRGVRGDLPDLVMIDGGKGQLSAVVEVLRELELLSDVRVVSLAKQREEIFLPGESLPLATDAEQPGVQLLRRLRDEAHRFAVSFHRQQRTDRMRRSRLEDIPGLGFERQKQLLAHFHSLDYISIATPEQLTQVPGIGSKLAQQIYAYFHP, encoded by the coding sequence ATGGTTCCTCGCCCCCACACCCTGCCCCTACTGCAAGACCCAGAAACACTGGAAAACCGGCTGCGCTCACTGCCATCCCAGCCGGGAGTATATTTGATGCGCGACAGTGCAGAGACAATTATCTATATCGGGAAGTCAAAACAACTGCGATCGCGCATCCGCTCCTACTTCCGCCCCGGACAACAGCTCAGCCCCCGCATTTCCTTAATGGTGCGGCAAATATGCGATATTGAATTTATCGTCACCGACACCGAAGCCGAAGCCCTCGCCTTAGAAGCCAACCTCATCAAACAGCATCAACCTCATTTTAACGTCCTCCTCAAAGACGATAAAAAATATCCCTTTCTCTGCATCACCTGGTCAGAAGAATATCCCCGCATCTTCATCACCCGCAAACGCCAGATGCGCCATGCCAAAGACCGCTACTATGGTCCATATGTAGATGCGGGACAACTACGCAATACCTGGCAGCTCGTCAAGCGGATTTTCCCCCTGCGCCAACGTCCCCAACCCCTATATAAAGACCGCCCCTGCCTCAATTATGATATAGGCAGATGTCCGGGAGTCTGTCAAAGTTTAATCTCCCCAGAAGATTATCGCCAGACAGTGCAAAAAGTAGCGATGGTATTTCAGGGACGCACAGCGGAACTGGTGGCAACTTTAACCAGCCAGATGGAAACAGCCGCCGACTCCCTGCAATTTGAATTAGCCGCCCGCATCCGCGACCAAATTATCGGTTTACAGAGTCTAACCGCCAGTCAAAAAGTCGCCTTACCTGATGATACCATATCCCGCGATATTATTGCTTTAGCAGCAGGGAAAGACACCGCCTGCATTCAACTATTCCAAATGCGAGCCGGACAACTGGTGGGACGGTTGGGGTTCGTTTCCGGGACGGGGGAACCGGGAGAAATCTTGCAGCGGGTGTTAGAAGAATGTTATCAAACCGCCGAACCGGTGGAAATTCCTACAGAGATATTAGTCCAGCATGAATTAACCGATGGCGATATGTTAGCCGCTTGGTTGTCCCAACGCAAGGAGCGGAAAGTGACGATTATCACGCCGCAGCGACAAACCAAAGCCGAATTAATAGAAATGGTGGCGAAAAATGCGGCTTATGAGTTGGAAAGACTGGAAAAACAGCAAGATAGCAATCATGCGGCTTTACAAGATTTGGCGGAACTGCTGGATATGGCAGAATTACCCCACCGCATCGAGGGATATGATATTTCTCATGTGCAGGGTTCCGATGCAGTGGCGTCTCGCGTGGTGTTTATCGATGGTATCCCCGCCAAACAGCATTACCGTCGCTATAAAATTCGCAACCCAGAGGTAACATCGGGCCATTCTGATGATTTTGCCAGTTTGGCGGAAGTGATTGGCCGCCGGTTCCGGGATATTGCTAAAATTAAACAGAATAGCCAAATTATCTCTTCCCAAGAGCGTTTCCCCCCCTTGTCAAGGGGGGTTAGGGGGGATTTGCCAGATTTGGTAATGATAGATGGGGGAAAAGGTCAGTTATCAGCGGTGGTGGAAGTGTTGCGGGAGTTGGAGTTACTTTCTGATGTGCGGGTGGTGAGTTTGGCGAAGCAGCGGGAGGAGATATTTTTACCTGGTGAGTCTTTGCCTTTGGCGACGGATGCGGAACAGCCAGGGGTGCAGTTGTTGCGGCGGTTGCGTGATGAGGCTCATCGGTTCGCGGTGTCGTTTCATCGCCAACAACGGACGGATCGGATGAGGCGATCGCGTCTCGAAGACATCCCCGGTTTAGGCTTTGAACGGCAAAAACAACTTTTAGCCCATTTTCACTCCCTCGATTATATCAGCATCGCCACCCCAGAGCAACTGACGCAAGTCCCCGGTATCGGTTCTAAGTTAGCTCAGCAAATTTACGCTTATTTTCATCCATGA
- a CDS encoding DUF928 domain-containing protein, translating into MRYHLHYRAIVAGLLSPAIALLTVQLPPVRSQLPPGLSGGDIGQPKETIGAGTRYGLEFPGGGGDVGQPESTVGAGTRGTGYCIARGEKPLTALMPTQNNTSTTVSANPTLFAYIPKTTAQEGELVIVDDEGEEVYSTYFGVQSRSGVIKLNLPSTVALEPGQEYQWQLALVCNPQQRELDKFVRGSLRRSQLSPEMQNQLAKVAEEPIEQAKIYLQASIWQDALTVIDANRDKYPGAWEELLQSVGLGAVGAEPIIDCCKPTPEN; encoded by the coding sequence ATGCGGTATCATCTCCACTATCGGGCAATTGTAGCAGGATTGCTATCGCCAGCGATCGCCCTGCTGACTGTGCAGCTACCACCGGTACGATCGCAGCTACCCCCTGGTCTATCCGGCGGCGACATCGGACAACCCAAAGAAACCATCGGCGCTGGCACTCGCTACGGACTAGAATTCCCTGGCGGTGGCGGCGACGTCGGGCAACCCGAAAGCACCGTTGGCGCTGGGACCAGAGGCACCGGCTACTGCATCGCCAGAGGAGAAAAACCCCTCACCGCCTTAATGCCCACCCAAAACAACACCAGCACCACCGTTTCCGCCAATCCCACCCTCTTCGCCTACATTCCCAAAACTACCGCCCAGGAAGGAGAATTAGTCATCGTTGATGACGAAGGCGAAGAAGTTTACAGCACTTATTTCGGCGTTCAGAGCCGTTCCGGCGTCATCAAATTAAACCTCCCCAGCACAGTTGCCCTCGAACCCGGCCAAGAATATCAGTGGCAATTGGCTTTGGTTTGCAATCCTCAGCAACGGGAGCTAGATAAATTCGTTCGTGGTTCCCTCCGCCGCAGCCAACTTAGTCCCGAAATGCAAAATCAGTTAGCAAAAGTGGCAGAGGAACCCATAGAACAAGCCAAAATTTACCTCCAAGCCAGCATCTGGCAAGATGCCCTCACCGTCATCGATGCCAATCGTGACAAATATCCTGGAGCTTGGGAAGAACTCCTGCAATCCGTGGGCTTAGGCGCAGTTGGTGCCGAACCAATTATCGACTGCTGCAAACCTACCCCCGAAAATTAA
- the metH gene encoding methionine synthase has protein sequence MAVREYEGCNEYLVHTNPEAVAKVHRGFLEAGADVIETDTFGASSLVLAEYNLADKAYYLNKTAATLAKDLAKAYSTPEKPRFVAGSIGPGTKLPTLGQIDFDTLRKAFAEQATGLYDGGVDLFIVETCQDVLQIKAALNAIEDVFQEKGDRLPIMVSVTMETTGTMLVGSAIDAVVAILEPYPIDILGLNCATGPDLMKEHIRYLAQNSPFVVSCIPNAGLPENVGGKAHYKLTPLELQMSLMHFIEDLGVQVIGGCCGTRPDHIAALADIAQKLKPKPRKTRLNSLSVVPSPLSLVPGQMTNDQGQRTNNTGYVPAAASIYNSQPYEQDNSFLIIGERLNASGSKKCRDLLNAEDWDGLVALGREQVKEGAHMLDVNVDYVGRDGVRDMRELVSRLVTNVTLPLMLDSTEWQKMEAGLKVAGGKCLLNSTNYEDGEHRFYQVLELAKRYGAGVVVGTIDEEGMARTAEKKFAIAKRAYDAAVAFGIPPYELFFDPLALPISTGIEEDRANGKASIEAIRRIREELPGCHILLGVSNVSFGLNAAARQVLNSVFLHESMQVGLDAAIVSASKILPLAKIEPEHQQICRDLIYDARRFEGDICVYDPLGELTQLFAGKTTKRDRSEVESLPLEERLKRHIIDGDRIGLEDTLAQALAKYPPLEIINKYLLDGMKVVGELFATGQMQLPFVLQSAETMKAAVAHLEPHMEKSDMGDNAKGTFIIATVKGDVHDIGKNLVDIILSNNGYRVINLGIKQPVENIIEAYQKHQADCIAMSGLLVKSTAFMKENLEVFNERGITVPVILGGAALTPKFVHDDCQTTYKGKVIYGKDAFSDLNFMDKLMPAKAASNWDDIKGFLDEYTENGNVTTSVSEAEEKTAPSPSETPLAKGGQGGAVDTRRSEAIDPHIPRPTPPFWGSQILQPEDIPLEEVFWYLDLQALFVGQWQFRKPKDQTREEYDKFLQETVHPILETWKQRILTEKLLQPQAIYGYFPCQAEGNGLLVYETNSPAQQPIATFEFPRQKSLRRMCIADFFAPKESGIIDVFPMQAVTVGEIATEFGQKLFADNQYTDYLYFHGMAVQTAEAMAEWLHARIRRELGFGSEEPDNIREVLQQHYRGSRYSFGYPACPNIQDQYKQLELLGTERIKMYMDESEQLYPEQSTTAIITYHPAAKYFTA, from the coding sequence TTGGCGGTAAGGGAATATGAGGGATGCAACGAGTACCTGGTCCACACGAACCCGGAAGCGGTGGCCAAAGTCCATCGCGGCTTCCTGGAAGCGGGAGCGGATGTCATAGAAACTGACACGTTTGGGGCGAGTTCCCTGGTGTTGGCGGAGTACAACCTGGCAGACAAAGCCTATTATCTCAATAAAACTGCGGCTACTCTGGCCAAAGACTTGGCCAAGGCATATTCTACCCCGGAAAAACCCCGGTTTGTGGCGGGTTCCATTGGACCGGGGACGAAACTGCCCACTTTGGGCCAGATTGACTTTGATACTCTGCGCAAAGCATTTGCCGAACAGGCGACGGGCCTGTATGACGGCGGTGTTGACTTGTTTATTGTGGAAACTTGCCAAGATGTGCTGCAGATAAAAGCGGCCCTCAATGCCATTGAGGATGTATTCCAAGAAAAGGGCGATCGCCTCCCCATCATGGTTTCGGTGACGATGGAAACCACGGGAACGATGCTCGTGGGGTCTGCCATTGACGCCGTAGTAGCCATCCTCGAACCCTATCCGATCGATATTTTAGGGCTCAACTGCGCCACCGGCCCAGACTTAATGAAAGAACATATCCGCTACCTTGCCCAAAACTCCCCCTTTGTCGTCTCCTGTATCCCCAACGCCGGTTTACCAGAAAACGTCGGCGGGAAAGCACATTACAAGCTGACTCCCCTAGAGCTGCAAATGTCCCTCATGCACTTCATCGAAGACCTGGGAGTGCAAGTCATAGGCGGTTGCTGCGGGACCCGCCCGGACCATATCGCCGCTTTAGCAGATATCGCCCAAAAGCTGAAACCCAAACCCCGCAAAACTCGGCTCAATTCTTTGTCCGTTGTCCCTAGTCCGTTGTCCCTTGTCCCCGGTCAAATGACAAATGACCAAGGACAAAGGACAAATAACACTGGATACGTCCCAGCCGCCGCATCTATCTATAACTCCCAACCCTACGAACAAGATAACTCGTTTTTAATTATCGGCGAGCGCCTCAATGCCAGCGGTTCCAAAAAATGCCGCGACTTGCTCAACGCGGAAGACTGGGACGGTTTAGTGGCTCTGGGACGGGAGCAGGTCAAAGAAGGTGCCCATATGTTAGACGTGAACGTTGACTATGTGGGACGCGATGGGGTTCGGGATATGCGAGAGTTGGTGTCCCGGTTGGTGACAAATGTTACTCTGCCTCTGATGCTGGACTCTACGGAATGGCAGAAAATGGAAGCGGGGTTAAAAGTGGCTGGGGGTAAATGTCTGCTCAACTCCACTAACTATGAAGATGGCGAACACCGGTTTTATCAAGTTCTAGAACTAGCGAAACGCTATGGAGCTGGGGTGGTAGTGGGAACCATCGATGAAGAGGGAATGGCTCGGACGGCAGAGAAAAAGTTTGCTATTGCTAAGCGGGCTTATGATGCGGCTGTGGCTTTTGGCATTCCTCCTTATGAGCTGTTTTTTGACCCCTTGGCTTTGCCTATTTCTACGGGTATTGAGGAAGACCGCGCTAATGGCAAGGCGTCTATTGAAGCTATTCGCCGCATCCGGGAGGAATTGCCGGGATGTCATATTTTGTTGGGGGTGTCTAATGTGTCGTTTGGTTTGAATGCGGCGGCGCGTCAGGTGCTAAACTCGGTGTTTCTCCATGAGTCGATGCAGGTGGGTTTGGATGCGGCGATCGTCTCTGCCAGCAAAATTCTGCCTTTGGCCAAAATTGAGCCGGAACATCAGCAAATTTGCCGCGATTTGATTTATGATGCGCGGCGGTTTGAGGGTGATATTTGTGTTTATGACCCGTTAGGCGAGTTGACCCAGTTGTTTGCCGGGAAGACCACGAAGCGCGATCGCTCCGAGGTGGAAAGTCTGCCTTTGGAAGAGCGCCTCAAGCGCCACATCATCGACGGCGATCGCATCGGCTTAGAAGACACCCTCGCCCAAGCCTTAGCCAAATATCCCCCCCTAGAAATCATCAACAAATACCTCCTCGACGGCATGAAAGTCGTAGGCGAACTATTCGCCACCGGCCAAATGCAGCTCCCCTTCGTCCTGCAATCAGCAGAAACCATGAAAGCCGCCGTTGCCCATCTGGAACCCCATATGGAAAAATCAGATATGGGGGACAATGCCAAAGGCACCTTCATCATCGCCACCGTTAAAGGCGATGTCCACGACATCGGCAAAAACCTGGTAGATATCATCCTCTCTAACAACGGCTACCGCGTCATCAACCTAGGCATCAAGCAGCCCGTAGAAAACATCATCGAAGCCTACCAGAAACACCAAGCCGACTGCATCGCTATGAGCGGTTTATTAGTCAAATCAACCGCTTTTATGAAAGAAAACCTGGAAGTCTTTAACGAGCGCGGTATCACCGTTCCCGTCATCCTCGGAGGCGCCGCTCTCACCCCCAAATTTGTCCATGACGACTGCCAAACCACCTATAAAGGTAAAGTCATCTACGGTAAAGATGCCTTTTCTGACCTCAACTTTATGGACAAACTCATGCCCGCCAAAGCCGCGAGCAACTGGGATGATATTAAAGGCTTCTTAGACGAATACACAGAAAATGGCAACGTTACCACTTCTGTGAGCGAAGCAGAGGAGAAAACTGCCCCATCCCCCTCCGAAACCCCCCTTGCTAAGGGGGGACAGGGGGGAGCCGTCGATACCCGGCGTTCCGAGGCGATCGACCCCCATATCCCCCGCCCCACTCCCCCATTCTGGGGCAGCCAAATCTTGCAGCCAGAAGACATCCCCCTAGAGGAAGTATTCTGGTATTTGGACTTACAAGCCCTATTTGTCGGTCAGTGGCAATTCCGCAAACCCAAAGACCAAACTCGCGAAGAATACGATAAATTTCTCCAAGAGACAGTGCATCCCATCTTGGAAACATGGAAACAGCGGATACTTACGGAAAAATTGCTCCAACCCCAAGCCATTTATGGTTACTTTCCCTGTCAAGCCGAAGGCAATGGGCTGTTAGTGTATGAAACCAACAGCCCCGCACAGCAACCTATAGCCACCTTTGAGTTTCCCCGGCAAAAATCCTTACGCCGGATGTGCATTGCCGATTTCTTTGCCCCCAAAGAAAGCGGTATCATCGACGTTTTCCCCATGCAGGCGGTGACAGTGGGGGAAATTGCCACCGAATTCGGTCAAAAACTCTTTGCCGATAATCAGTACACTGATTATTTGTATTTTCACGGCATGGCAGTACAAACCGCCGAAGCAATGGCAGAATGGTTACATGCGCGCATCCGCCGCGAATTGGGATTTGGCAGCGAAGAACCCGATAACATCCGCGAAGTCTTACAGCAACATTATCGCGGTTCCCGTTACAGCTTCGGCTACCCCGCCTGTCCCAACATCCAAGACCAGTACAAGCAATTGGAGTTATTAGGTACGGAGCGGATTAAAATGTACATGGACGAAAGCGAACAGCTTTATCCCGAACAGTCCACCACGGCGATTATCACCTATCACCCCGCCGCCAAATACTTCACCGCCTAA